One Angustibacter luteus genomic window carries:
- a CDS encoding L,D-transpeptidase, translating to MTSSTTTALLSRKGVLTWSAVLLTVGLTTSACQSVTPDAAAQGTPSASASASASTTTSPAAAVTITPRDGAKSVRPDAPVTVKASNGTLSEVTMTAASGASIEGELSADKSVWTATGGLKPKTTYTVTAKAENADGASTSTTSTLRTLTPKDTANYTVIPSSGVVGVGMPVVIQFVSPVDKDKRADIEKRVTVSATPAVKGTWGWLDGRQLIFRPSKYWKSGSKVHVTADVAGIETKKDLWTATNADTTFTVGSAMISTVNTQTHRMTVTQNGKVLRTLKVSTGRPGSKTETRSGIKVILSRESEHTMDSTTVGIPKGQPGYYRLKTEWAMRLTWSGEFLHSAPWSVGSQGSANVSHGCTNLSPSDAKWLFDHSKMGDVVKFVGSSRGLEEYNGYTMWNQTAAQWGQKSALAS from the coding sequence ATGACGAGTTCGACCACCACCGCGTTGCTGAGCCGCAAGGGCGTGCTGACGTGGTCCGCGGTGCTGCTCACGGTCGGGCTCACCACCTCCGCCTGCCAGTCGGTCACGCCCGACGCTGCCGCTCAGGGGACGCCGTCCGCGTCGGCGTCCGCTTCGGCGTCGACGACGACGTCGCCGGCAGCGGCCGTCACCATCACCCCGCGCGACGGGGCCAAGTCGGTGCGCCCGGATGCCCCGGTCACCGTGAAGGCCAGCAACGGCACCCTGAGCGAGGTCACGATGACCGCCGCGAGCGGCGCGAGCATCGAGGGTGAGCTGAGCGCCGACAAGTCGGTGTGGACGGCGACCGGCGGCCTCAAGCCCAAGACGACGTACACCGTGACCGCGAAGGCCGAGAACGCTGACGGCGCGTCCACCTCGACGACGTCGACCCTGCGCACGCTGACCCCGAAGGACACGGCGAACTACACGGTCATCCCGTCCAGCGGCGTGGTCGGCGTGGGCATGCCCGTGGTCATCCAGTTCGTGAGCCCCGTCGACAAGGACAAGCGCGCCGACATCGAGAAGCGCGTCACGGTGAGCGCCACCCCGGCCGTCAAGGGGACCTGGGGATGGTTGGACGGGCGTCAGCTGATCTTCCGGCCCAGCAAGTACTGGAAGAGCGGCAGCAAGGTGCACGTCACGGCCGACGTCGCTGGCATCGAGACCAAGAAGGACCTCTGGACGGCGACGAACGCCGATACGACCTTCACCGTCGGCTCCGCCATGATCAGCACGGTGAACACCCAGACGCACCGGATGACCGTCACCCAGAACGGCAAGGTGCTGCGCACCCTCAAGGTCAGCACCGGCCGCCCCGGCAGCAAGACCGAGACCCGCAGCGGGATCAAGGTCATCCTGTCGCGCGAGTCCGAGCACACGATGGACTCGACGACGGTCGGGATCCCCAAGGGTCAGCCGGGCTACTACCGGCTCAAGACCGAATGGGCGATGCGCCTGACCTGGAGCGGTGAGTTCCTGCACTCCGCACCGTGGTCGGTCGGCTCGCAGGGCAGCGCGAACGTCAGCCACGGCTGCACGAACCTGAGCCCCTCCGACGCCAAGTGGCTCTTCGACCACTCCAAGATGGGGGACGTCGTGAAGTTCGTCGGCTCCAGCCGCGGGCTCGAGGAGTACAACGGCTACACGATGTGGAACCAGACGGCTGCGCAGTGGGGTCAGAAGTCCGCCCTCGCGAGCTGA
- a CDS encoding heme-copper oxidase subunit III: MTPVATASAVQAPSAHASVSRPNMASVGTIVWLSSELMFFAGLFAMYFTIRSVVPALWTENTDKLNVPYAAANTLILVISSVWCQFGVWKAEQFQPARTGSLLQVRLWGMREWYALTYVFGAIFVSGQVLEYAHLVSDGVKINSDAYGSVFYLTTGFHALHVTGGLIAFLLIIGRTFLTRRFGHAEATGAIVTSYYWHFVDVVWIALFATIYLLK, translated from the coding sequence ATGACGCCCGTGGCGACCGCATCCGCAGTTCAGGCTCCCTCAGCCCACGCGTCGGTGAGCCGGCCGAACATGGCGTCGGTGGGCACCATCGTGTGGCTGTCCAGCGAGCTGATGTTCTTCGCCGGCCTGTTCGCGATGTACTTCACGATCCGCTCCGTCGTTCCGGCCCTGTGGACCGAGAACACCGACAAGCTGAACGTGCCGTACGCAGCGGCGAACACGCTGATCCTGGTGATCAGCTCGGTCTGGTGCCAGTTCGGCGTCTGGAAGGCCGAGCAGTTCCAGCCCGCGCGCACCGGCTCGCTGCTGCAGGTCCGGCTGTGGGGCATGCGCGAGTGGTACGCGCTGACGTACGTCTTCGGGGCCATCTTCGTGTCCGGGCAGGTGCTGGAGTACGCGCACTTGGTCAGTGACGGCGTCAAGATCAACTCCGACGCCTACGGCTCGGTGTTCTACCTGACGACCGGCTTCCACGCCCTGCACGTCACCGGCGGCCTGATCGCGTTCCTGCTGATCATCGGCCGCACGTTCCTGACCCGCCGGTTCGGCCACGCAGAGGCCACCGGCGCGATCGTCACGTCGTACTACTGGCACTTCGTCGATGTGGTCTGGATCGCCCTGTTCGCAACCATCTACCTGCTGAAGTGA
- a CDS encoding Lrp/AsnC ligand binding domain-containing protein: MITAIVLIQAEVDRIPEVAAAIAALDGVSEVYSVTGDIDLIALVRVREHDALADVIADRLNKVQGVLNTQTHISFRAYSKHDLEAAFALGFDEG; the protein is encoded by the coding sequence GTGATCACAGCGATCGTGCTCATCCAGGCCGAGGTGGACCGCATCCCCGAGGTCGCCGCCGCCATCGCCGCCCTCGACGGGGTCAGCGAGGTGTACTCCGTGACCGGCGACATCGACCTCATCGCCCTGGTCCGGGTGCGCGAGCACGACGCCCTCGCCGACGTGATCGCCGACCGCCTCAACAAGGTGCAAGGCGTGCTGAACACGCAGACCCACATCTCGTTCCGGGCCTACTCCAAGCACGACCTGGAGGCGGCCTTCGCCCTGGGCTTCGACGAGGGCTGA
- a CDS encoding ubiquinol-cytochrome c reductase cytochrome b subunit yields the protein MSTQTASGRVAGGIGNYVDERTGAAGAMRYGLKKVFPDHWSFMLGEVAMYSLIVLLLTGTFLTFWFIPSAGHVVYDGSYVPLKGIGMSEAYKSTLDISFDIRAGLIIRQIHHWSALLFVAAIACHMFRVFFTGAFRKPREINWVIGMVLALLALVEGFAGYSLPDDLLSGTGLSFARGMILSIPIVGSYVSSFVFGGPYPGEALIPRLYTVHVLLIPALLVGLFTVHIMLVALQKHTQYPGPGRTNKNVVGFPVMPVYAAKAGGFFFIVFGVTTLLAAIAQINPIWAYGPYNPSPVTAGSQPDWYMGWLEGAIRLLPGWLEFQVFGWTFSFNIAIGGLILPGIVTTVAIAYPFLEAWVTGDKREHHLLDRPRNAPTRTALGAMAISFYLLLWAGGGNDIIATHFKLSINDITNFLRIAVFVIPPLVFLVAKRICLGLQRRDRDLVLHGVETGRVVRLPHGEFFEVHAPLDEHARWELVQHDTHRPLPVEDGVDENGVRRPGHRAQAIRAKLSNFWFEDRVEAVTPAELAAAHAHGGHDAIEAHDEHRAAIEGSPVGSGADTHA from the coding sequence ATGAGCACCCAGACGGCGTCCGGCCGGGTAGCCGGCGGCATCGGCAACTACGTCGACGAGCGCACCGGCGCGGCCGGTGCGATGCGGTACGGCCTGAAGAAGGTCTTCCCGGACCACTGGTCGTTCATGCTCGGCGAGGTGGCGATGTACAGCCTCATCGTCCTGCTGCTGACCGGCACCTTCCTGACGTTCTGGTTCATCCCGTCGGCAGGCCACGTCGTGTACGACGGCTCCTACGTGCCGCTGAAGGGCATCGGGATGTCGGAGGCGTACAAGTCGACGCTGGACATCTCCTTCGACATCCGCGCCGGCCTGATCATCCGGCAGATCCACCACTGGTCCGCCCTGCTGTTCGTCGCCGCGATCGCCTGCCACATGTTCCGGGTGTTCTTCACCGGCGCGTTCCGCAAGCCGCGCGAGATCAACTGGGTGATCGGCATGGTGCTGGCGCTGCTGGCGCTGGTCGAGGGTTTCGCCGGCTACTCGCTGCCGGACGACCTGCTGTCCGGCACCGGCCTCTCCTTCGCCCGCGGCATGATCCTGTCGATCCCGATCGTGGGCTCGTACGTGTCGTCGTTCGTGTTCGGTGGGCCCTACCCCGGTGAGGCGCTGATCCCCCGGCTCTACACCGTGCACGTTCTGCTGATCCCGGCCCTGCTGGTCGGGCTGTTCACCGTGCACATCATGCTCGTCGCGCTGCAGAAGCACACCCAGTACCCCGGCCCCGGCCGGACCAACAAGAACGTGGTCGGCTTCCCGGTCATGCCGGTGTACGCGGCGAAGGCCGGCGGCTTCTTCTTCATCGTGTTCGGCGTCACGACGCTGCTCGCGGCCATCGCGCAGATCAACCCGATCTGGGCGTACGGCCCCTACAACCCCTCTCCCGTCACGGCCGGCTCGCAACCGGACTGGTACATGGGCTGGCTCGAGGGGGCGATCCGGCTCCTGCCTGGCTGGCTGGAGTTCCAGGTCTTCGGGTGGACGTTCAGCTTCAACATCGCCATCGGCGGATTGATCCTGCCGGGCATCGTGACCACCGTGGCCATCGCGTACCCGTTTCTCGAGGCGTGGGTGACCGGTGACAAGCGCGAGCACCATCTGCTCGACCGCCCGCGCAACGCACCGACCCGGACGGCCCTGGGCGCGATGGCGATCTCGTTCTACCTGCTGCTGTGGGCGGGTGGCGGCAACGACATCATCGCCACGCACTTCAAGCTGTCGATCAACGACATCACGAACTTCCTGCGGATCGCGGTCTTCGTGATCCCGCCGCTGGTGTTCCTCGTCGCCAAGCGGATCTGCCTGGGACTGCAGCGCCGGGACCGGGACCTCGTCCTGCACGGCGTCGAGACCGGTCGCGTGGTGCGTCTGCCGCACGGTGAGTTCTTCGAGGTGCACGCGCCGTTGGACGAGCACGCCCGCTGGGAGCTCGTGCAGCACGACACCCACCGCCCGCTGCCGGTCGAGGACGGCGTCGACGAGAACGGCGTACGTCGGCCCGGGCACCGGGCGCAGGCGATCCGCGCGAAGCTGTCGAACTTCTGGTTCGAGGACCGCGTCGAGGCCGTCACCCCGGCCGAGCTGGCCGCGGCACACGCCCACGGGGGGCACGACGCCATCGAGGCCCACGACGAGCACCGTGCGGCCATCGAGGGCAGCCCCGTCGGGTCAGGCGCCGACACCCACGCCTGA
- a CDS encoding phosphotransferase, producing the protein MPEEEPLTGGNTTVVVRVGATVRRPVGPWTPAVHDLLNHLTAVGFAGSPQVLGIDDADREILEFVPGDVGRLTEAEPLPAWFRTPESCWSIGRWIRDFQSAQAGLVVDPAKPWRRAEGTALGPDDVIVHHDVSPYNTVRRPDGSLVVLDWDFARPGDPIEDLAWAAWRWVPLMTGRRWHAEYGVGADEDVRRRQERNLAGLLDGYGPSKRQRRALADAIARQMSGHAADLDDMARSDPVFARLVDLDYARAARRDAEWWVHADLARSSLLAR; encoded by the coding sequence ATGCCTGAGGAGGAACCGCTCACCGGTGGCAACACCACGGTCGTCGTCCGCGTCGGGGCGACGGTGCGGCGTCCGGTCGGGCCGTGGACGCCGGCCGTGCACGACCTGTTGAACCACCTGACCGCGGTCGGCTTCGCTGGCTCGCCACAGGTTCTCGGCATCGACGACGCGGATCGGGAGATCCTCGAGTTCGTCCCGGGCGACGTGGGACGGCTGACCGAGGCTGAGCCCTTGCCGGCGTGGTTTCGGACGCCGGAGAGCTGCTGGTCGATCGGACGTTGGATCCGCGACTTCCAGTCAGCGCAGGCGGGTCTTGTGGTGGATCCCGCGAAGCCGTGGCGGCGCGCTGAGGGGACTGCGCTGGGGCCGGACGACGTGATCGTGCACCACGACGTCTCGCCGTACAACACCGTGCGTCGACCGGACGGCTCCCTCGTCGTGCTGGACTGGGACTTCGCCCGACCCGGGGATCCGATCGAGGACCTGGCCTGGGCGGCGTGGCGATGGGTGCCGTTGATGACCGGCCGACGATGGCATGCCGAGTACGGGGTCGGCGCCGACGAGGACGTCCGCCGGCGCCAGGAGCGGAACCTGGCCGGCCTCCTCGACGGGTACGGCCCGTCCAAGCGCCAACGGCGCGCACTGGCCGACGCGATCGCGCGGCAGATGAGCGGCCACGCAGCGGACCTCGACGACATGGCCCGGAGCGACCCGGTGTTCGCTCGGCTGGTCGACCTCGACTACGCCCGAGCGGCCCGCCGCGACGCCGAGTGGTGGGTCCACGCCGACCTGGCGCGCAGCTCGCTGCTCGCGCGCTGA
- a CDS encoding cytochrome c has protein sequence MTALAARRRHPMALVLLIALALLATGAAYAALAPKPAQASTASSDDIAEGKKLFLANCATCHGLNAQGGPVNLDDETTAPSLIGVGAASVDFQVGTGRMPMAQPGPQAPEKRVQFNQEQIGQLAAYVASLAPGPAIPGAEYTSGEGGDAARGGAIFRVNCAMCHNFAGAGGALTRGKYAPSIRGVSGTHIYEAMVTGPQSMPVFNDQNITPERKRDVIAFLNTIQEEPNASGSSLGNLGPVPEGLFVWIVGIGALIGCAVWLGSKAA, from the coding sequence GTGACCGCACTCGCCGCCCGTCGGCGCCACCCCATGGCCCTGGTGCTGCTGATCGCCCTGGCCCTGCTGGCGACCGGAGCCGCCTACGCCGCGCTGGCCCCCAAGCCCGCGCAGGCGTCGACGGCGTCCTCGGACGACATCGCGGAGGGCAAGAAGCTCTTCCTCGCCAACTGCGCGACGTGCCACGGGCTGAACGCCCAGGGCGGTCCGGTCAACCTGGACGACGAGACCACGGCGCCGAGCCTGATCGGGGTCGGTGCGGCGTCGGTGGACTTCCAGGTCGGCACCGGCCGCATGCCGATGGCCCAGCCCGGCCCGCAGGCACCGGAGAAGCGGGTCCAGTTCAACCAGGAGCAGATCGGTCAGCTGGCGGCGTACGTCGCCTCACTGGCTCCCGGCCCGGCGATCCCAGGTGCGGAGTACACGAGCGGTGAGGGCGGGGACGCGGCCCGAGGCGGCGCGATCTTCCGGGTCAACTGCGCGATGTGCCACAACTTCGCCGGCGCCGGCGGGGCACTGACCCGAGGCAAGTACGCGCCCAGCATCCGCGGCGTCAGCGGCACCCACATCTACGAGGCCATGGTCACCGGCCCGCAGTCGATGCCGGTGTTCAACGACCAGAACATCACGCCGGAGCGCAAGCGCGACGTGATCGCGTTCCTGAACACGATCCAGGAGGAGCCCAACGCGAGCGGCTCCTCGCTCGGCAACCTCGGCCCGGTGCCGGAGGGGCTCTTCGTCTGGATCGTCGGCATCGGCGCCCTGATCGGCTGCGCCGTCTGGCTCGGCTCCAAGGCGGCGTGA
- a CDS encoding ubiquinol-cytochrome c reductase iron-sulfur subunit, with protein MSDNAPARTEDVPAPEHAVTLAGTTAAPTLFENPGMPVHVHRMADSDPRAAKRAERQVATMFVLSMVGTLVFLVSYFAVDLDDVVHIPFIGDTLLQNLLLGCGLGFGMLFIGLGAVHWAKTLMPDEEVVEERHDLRSSDETRADAVAVLAEGGETSGIGRRPLIKLTLGGALGLFGLPFIVGLRDLGPMPGDWLSTTFWETGMRLVSDPELAPIKASDVTIGSVFHVMPEGIDQTDDVLEQQAKAAVILIRLDPTDIKNSKELDWGYEGIVAYSKICTHVGCPVGLYEQQTHHLLCPCHQSTFDVTDDCKVIFGPAHRRLPQLAISVDDEGYLVARQPFQEAVGPSFPERGQRHPVKGQSS; from the coding sequence ATGAGCGACAACGCCCCGGCGCGGACCGAGGACGTCCCCGCACCCGAGCACGCGGTGACGCTGGCGGGCACCACGGCCGCCCCGACGCTGTTCGAGAACCCGGGCATGCCCGTCCACGTGCACCGGATGGCGGACTCGGACCCGCGCGCGGCCAAGCGCGCCGAGCGCCAGGTCGCCACCATGTTCGTGCTGTCGATGGTCGGCACCCTGGTGTTCCTGGTGTCCTACTTCGCGGTCGACCTCGACGACGTCGTGCACATCCCGTTCATCGGCGACACGTTGCTGCAGAACCTGTTGCTGGGCTGCGGCCTCGGCTTCGGGATGCTCTTCATCGGCCTCGGCGCGGTGCACTGGGCCAAGACGCTCATGCCAGATGAAGAGGTCGTCGAGGAGCGCCACGACCTGCGCAGCAGCGACGAGACCCGGGCGGACGCGGTCGCCGTGCTGGCCGAGGGCGGCGAGACCTCCGGCATCGGCCGCCGACCGCTGATCAAGCTGACCCTGGGCGGCGCGCTCGGACTGTTCGGCCTCCCGTTCATCGTCGGTCTGCGCGACCTCGGCCCGATGCCGGGCGACTGGCTCTCGACCACGTTCTGGGAGACCGGCATGCGCCTGGTCAGCGACCCGGAGCTCGCGCCGATCAAGGCGTCCGACGTGACGATCGGCTCCGTCTTCCACGTGATGCCCGAGGGCATCGACCAGACGGACGACGTGCTCGAGCAGCAGGCGAAGGCCGCCGTGATCCTGATCCGGCTCGACCCCACGGACATCAAGAACTCCAAGGAGCTCGACTGGGGCTACGAGGGCATCGTGGCCTACTCCAAGATCTGCACCCACGTGGGCTGCCCCGTGGGTCTGTACGAGCAGCAGACGCACCACCTGCTGTGCCCCTGCCACCAGTCCACGTTCGACGTCACCGACGACTGCAAGGTCATCTTCGGCCCGGCCCACCGCCGGCTCCCGCAGCTGGCCATCAGCGTGGACGACGAGGGCTACCTGGTGGCCCGGCAGCCGTTCCAGGAGGCTGTCGGACCGAGCTTCCCCGAGCGTGGTCAGCGCCATCCTGTGAAGGGCCAGTCATCATGA
- the trpD gene encoding anthranilate phosphoribosyltransferase: MPEQGADRPVAEPTWPELLHRLIGRGDLSAGQTAWAMDRIMSGEAAPVQVAGFLVALRAKGESVDEMTGLVAAMLDHAVRIEVPGPCVDIVGTGGDRAHTVNISTMAALVVAGAGPRVVKHGNRAASSACGSADVLEALGVRLDLSPDQVAQVAQQAGITFCFAQVFHPSFRHAAPARAGLGVPTAFNFLGPLTNPAQPRAAAVGVADRRMAPIVAGVLAGRGVSALVFRGDDGLDELTTSGPSSVWEVRDGDVVEQSLDPADLGVPRASIEQLRGGDAAFNADVVRRLLAGEPGPVRDAVLLNAASALVAADAADDARPTERSSGSLTERMGEALVRTAESVDTGATAQVLDRWVAATAAF, from the coding sequence GTGCCCGAGCAGGGCGCGGATCGGCCCGTCGCCGAGCCCACCTGGCCCGAGCTGCTGCACCGGCTCATCGGGCGCGGTGACCTGAGCGCCGGGCAGACGGCCTGGGCCATGGACCGGATCATGTCCGGCGAGGCGGCGCCCGTGCAGGTCGCGGGGTTCCTGGTGGCGCTGCGCGCCAAGGGCGAGAGCGTCGACGAGATGACCGGCCTGGTCGCGGCGATGCTGGACCACGCGGTCCGGATCGAGGTGCCCGGCCCGTGCGTGGACATCGTCGGCACCGGCGGCGACCGGGCCCACACGGTGAACATCTCGACCATGGCGGCCCTCGTGGTGGCCGGCGCGGGCCCGCGCGTCGTCAAGCACGGGAACCGCGCGGCGTCCAGCGCCTGCGGGTCGGCCGACGTGCTGGAAGCCCTCGGCGTCCGGCTGGACCTGTCGCCGGACCAGGTGGCCCAGGTGGCCCAGCAGGCCGGGATCACCTTCTGCTTCGCCCAGGTCTTCCACCCCTCGTTCCGACACGCCGCCCCGGCCCGGGCCGGGCTCGGCGTCCCGACCGCGTTCAACTTCCTCGGGCCCCTGACCAACCCGGCCCAGCCGCGGGCCGCTGCCGTCGGCGTGGCCGACCGGCGGATGGCTCCGATCGTGGCCGGGGTGCTGGCCGGCCGCGGGGTCAGCGCCCTGGTGTTCCGGGGCGACGACGGGCTGGACGAGCTGACCACGTCGGGCCCGTCGTCGGTCTGGGAGGTGCGGGATGGGGACGTCGTCGAGCAGTCGCTCGACCCGGCGGACCTCGGCGTGCCGCGGGCGTCCATCGAGCAGCTGCGCGGCGGCGACGCGGCCTTCAACGCCGACGTGGTGCGCCGGCTGCTCGCTGGGGAGCCCGGTCCGGTGCGGGACGCGGTGCTGCTCAACGCGGCCTCGGCGCTGGTCGCGGCCGATGCCGCGGACGACGCCCGGCCCACCGAGCGGTCTTCCGGCAGCCTCACCGAGCGGATGGGCGAGGCCCTGGTCCGGACGGCGGAGTCCGTCGACACCGGTGCGACCGCTCAGGTGCTCGACCGCTGGGTCGCTGCCACCGCGGCGTTCTGA
- the coxB gene encoding cytochrome c oxidase subunit II, with the protein MSRLAVAAAVAAVALTGCTDTQKRGFLPKGVTTDKDVVTNLWVGSWIAALAVGVLVWGLIIFCVVAYRRRKDDDSVPVQLRYNLPIEILYSVIPLFMIGALFYYTARDEATLLKVSDNPNNVVNIVGKRWAWDFNYLSNDVYEASVQTPVTAGGVDQAAAPVLYLPVDKSTQFVLTSRDVIHSFWVPAFLMKMDMLPGLVNTFQVTPTEIGTYTGKCAELCGTYHSQMLFSVKVVSQADYDQHMAELKAKGQTGLLPNSLSLENLEPGQAEKIPNVGGQ; encoded by the coding sequence GTGTCGCGACTCGCCGTCGCTGCGGCGGTGGCCGCGGTGGCCCTCACCGGGTGCACCGACACGCAGAAGCGCGGGTTCCTGCCCAAGGGCGTGACCACGGACAAGGACGTCGTCACGAACCTCTGGGTGGGCTCGTGGATCGCGGCGCTCGCCGTCGGGGTGCTCGTCTGGGGCCTGATCATCTTCTGCGTGGTCGCGTACCGCCGCCGCAAGGACGACGACAGCGTGCCGGTGCAGCTGCGGTACAACCTGCCGATCGAGATCCTGTACTCGGTCATCCCGCTGTTCATGATCGGCGCGCTCTTCTACTACACGGCCCGCGACGAGGCGACGCTGCTCAAGGTCTCCGACAACCCCAACAACGTGGTCAACATCGTGGGGAAGCGCTGGGCCTGGGACTTCAACTACCTGTCCAACGACGTCTACGAGGCGAGCGTGCAGACCCCGGTGACGGCTGGCGGGGTTGACCAGGCGGCCGCACCGGTGCTGTACCTGCCGGTCGACAAGTCCACTCAGTTCGTGCTGACGTCGCGCGACGTCATCCACTCGTTCTGGGTGCCGGCCTTCCTGATGAAGATGGACATGCTGCCCGGGCTGGTGAACACCTTCCAGGTCACGCCGACCGAGATCGGCACGTACACGGGCAAGTGCGCCGAGCTGTGCGGCACGTACCACTCGCAGATGCTGTTCTCCGTGAAGGTCGTCTCGCAGGCCGACTACGACCAGCACATGGCGGAGCTCAAGGCCAAGGGCCAGACCGGCCTGCTGCCCAACTCCCTCAGCCTGGAGAACCTCGAGCCGGGCCAGGCCGAGAAGATTCCGAACGTGGGGGGCCAGTGA
- a CDS encoding cytochrome c oxidase subunit 4 — protein MKVESWLFGAGAFFFAPVGIIYGILTHWDEPVGPVGLFLTAGLALMVGWYLWYTARHIDPRPEDDPAAPIEAASGEYGFFSPHSWWPLPLAASCAVMFLGLAVGWWLLYIGVGLAALALVGWVFEYWRGVHAH, from the coding sequence GTGAAGGTCGAGAGCTGGCTGTTCGGGGCCGGCGCGTTCTTCTTCGCGCCGGTCGGGATCATCTACGGCATCCTCACGCACTGGGACGAGCCGGTCGGCCCGGTGGGGCTGTTCCTGACCGCGGGTCTGGCCCTGATGGTCGGCTGGTACCTCTGGTACACCGCCCGGCACATCGACCCGCGACCTGAGGACGACCCGGCCGCGCCGATCGAGGCCGCGTCGGGGGAGTACGGATTCTTCTCCCCGCACAGCTGGTGGCCACTGCCGCTAGCCGCCTCGTGCGCCGTGATGTTCCTGGGTCTGGCCGTGGGCTGGTGGTTGCTCTACATCGGGGTCGGGCTGGCCGCTCTCGCGCTCGTCGGCTGGGTGTTCGAGTACTGGCGTGGCGTGCACGCGCACTGA
- the ctaD gene encoding cytochrome c oxidase subunit I, whose product MTALYREADWVEPRRPTLGRTVVKWFTSTDHKVIANLYFITSFVFFLIGGVLALLIRAELFSPGLQIVRTPEEYNQLFTMHGTIMLLLFATPLFAGFANALMPLQIGAPDVAFPRLNMFAYWLYLFGGLIASIGFFTPQGAASFGWTAYSPLSSLVYSPNLGADLWVFGLAMGGFGTILGAVNFITTIICMRAPGMTMFRMSLFSWTTLITSVLVLMAFPVLAAALLALGADRRLGAHVFDASNGGAMLWQHLFWFFGHPEVYIIALPFFGIISEIIPVFSRKPLFGYKGMVFATIAIAGLSVTVWAHHMYATGQVLLPFFAFMTMLIAVPTGVKFFNWVGTMWRGQLSFETPMLWSIGFLVTFLFGGLTGIILSSPALDFHVTDSYFVVAHFHYVVFGTVVFSMFAGFYFWWPKFTGRMLDETLGKIHFWMLFIGFQMTFLIQHWLGVEGMPRRYADYVAGEGFTWENQFSTIGAFLLGASTLPFIYNVWKTWRTAPLVEVDDPWGYGASLEWATSCPPPRHNFTSIPRIRSERPAFDLHHPDIANLDQPTADKTILDDLYGEPDIGAEGAGTTSGGVGSGDGTAANQDRKGEGS is encoded by the coding sequence ATGACCGCGCTGTACCGCGAAGCCGACTGGGTCGAGCCCCGACGCCCCACGCTCGGACGCACCGTCGTCAAGTGGTTCACCAGCACCGACCACAAGGTGATCGCGAACCTGTACTTCATCACCTCGTTCGTGTTCTTCCTGATCGGTGGTGTGCTGGCGCTGCTGATCCGCGCCGAGCTGTTCTCCCCGGGCCTGCAGATCGTCCGCACGCCGGAGGAGTACAACCAGCTCTTCACGATGCACGGCACGATCATGCTGCTGCTGTTCGCCACCCCGCTGTTCGCTGGGTTCGCGAACGCCCTGATGCCCTTGCAGATCGGCGCGCCGGACGTCGCGTTCCCGCGCCTGAACATGTTCGCCTACTGGCTCTACCTGTTCGGCGGCCTGATCGCCTCGATCGGCTTCTTCACCCCGCAGGGCGCGGCCAGCTTCGGGTGGACGGCGTACTCGCCGCTGTCGAGCCTGGTCTACTCGCCCAACCTCGGCGCGGACCTGTGGGTGTTCGGCCTGGCCATGGGTGGCTTCGGCACCATCCTGGGCGCCGTCAACTTCATCACCACGATCATCTGCATGCGCGCCCCGGGCATGACCATGTTCCGGATGTCGCTGTTCAGCTGGACGACGCTCATCACGTCCGTGCTCGTGCTGATGGCGTTCCCGGTGCTGGCGGCCGCGCTGCTCGCCCTCGGCGCGGATCGAAGACTCGGCGCGCACGTGTTCGATGCCAGCAACGGCGGAGCCATGCTCTGGCAGCACCTGTTCTGGTTCTTCGGCCACCCCGAGGTGTACATCATCGCCCTGCCGTTCTTCGGCATCATCAGCGAGATCATCCCGGTGTTCAGCCGTAAGCCGCTGTTCGGCTACAAGGGCATGGTCTTCGCGACCATCGCCATCGCCGGGCTGTCGGTGACGGTGTGGGCCCACCACATGTACGCCACCGGCCAGGTGCTCCTGCCGTTCTTCGCGTTCATGACGATGCTGATCGCGGTACCGACCGGGGTGAAGTTCTTCAACTGGGTCGGCACGATGTGGCGGGGCCAGCTGAGCTTCGAGACCCCGATGCTGTGGTCCATCGGCTTCCTCGTGACGTTCCTGTTCGGTGGCCTGACCGGCATCATCCTGTCCAGTCCCGCACTGGACTTCCACGTCACCGACAGCTACTTCGTGGTGGCGCACTTCCACTACGTCGTGTTCGGCACCGTGGTGTTCTCCATGTTCGCGGGCTTCTACTTCTGGTGGCCGAAGTTCACCGGGCGCATGCTGGACGAGACACTCGGCAAGATCCACTTCTGGATGCTGTTCATCGGGTTCCAGATGACGTTCCTGATCCAGCACTGGCTCGGTGTCGAGGGCATGCCGCGTCGCTACGCGGACTACGTCGCGGGCGAGGGCTTCACCTGGGAGAACCAGTTCTCCACGATCGGCGCCTTCCTGCTCGGCGCCTCCACGCTCCCGTTCATCTACAACGTGTGGAAGACCTGGCGTACGGCGCCGCTGGTGGAGGTCGACGACCCCTGGGGCTACGGCGCGTCGCTGGAGTGGGCCACCTCCTGCCCGCCCCCGCGGCACAACTTCACCAGCATCCCGCGGATCCGCTCCGAGCGTCCCGCGTTCGACCTGCACCACCCCGACATCGCCAACCTCGACCAGCCGACCGCTGACAAGACCATCCTCGACGACCTCTACGGCGAGCCGGACATCGGCGCCGAGGGCGCCGGGACGACGTCCGGTGGCGTGGGCTCGGGCGACGGTACGGCCGCGAACCAGGACCGGAAGGGCGAGGGAAGCTGA